A single region of the Salicibibacter cibi genome encodes:
- a CDS encoding IS110 family transposase, translating to MNDTQNEKLAQITPETLIIDVDIAKNKYVARAIDDRGFEFGKRVAFSNDRDGFEKFLRWVEDHQANHQKTHMVVGMEPTGHYWFSLADYLDSCGHQLVLVNPMHVKRLKEIDDHSPSKNDTKDAMVIAKQVKDGRYSPPTFLPQAIAGMTHRGSMESAHAATHRIRPCPKAT from the coding sequence ATGAATGATACACAAAATGAAAAGCTCGCTCAAATCACCCCTGAAACACTCATCATTGACGTCGACATTGCCAAGAACAAATATGTTGCTCGTGCCATTGATGATCGCGGCTTCGAGTTTGGGAAGCGCGTCGCGTTCTCTAACGATCGTGATGGCTTTGAAAAGTTTCTACGCTGGGTTGAAGATCATCAAGCGAACCATCAAAAAACGCACATGGTGGTAGGCATGGAGCCCACCGGCCACTACTGGTTTAGCTTGGCGGATTATCTTGACTCGTGCGGCCATCAGCTGGTGTTGGTCAATCCCATGCACGTCAAACGTCTCAAGGAAATCGATGATCATTCACCAAGTAAAAATGACACGAAAGATGCGATGGTGATCGCTAAACAGGTGAAAGACGGGCGATACTCTCCCCCAACCTTTCTCCCCCAAGCTATTGCGGGAATGACACATCGTGGAAGCATGGAAAGCGCACACGCAGCGACACACAGGATTCGCCCGTGCCCAAAAGCTACATGA
- a CDS encoding alpha/beta hydrolase, translating to MKKNKVKIIFVLSIVLMAVGSLSASMFHSDNGEIDISDVNIVTEDGAELRAMLYVPESATDSESVPAVVAAHGYNNTAEMQSTNAIELARRGMVVISPDAYGHGLSTFPDDDINNGIVNDQGVYSALQYLGTLPYVDVDRIGMVGHSMGGDNLQFAALQAFEKQENDPSIVTPNALLPTSQSFLVNEENEELMYSDYPVNLGVVFGQYDEWTEGMWDVEKGSDINITSTAEAGMGFTGAEYGAYYHYGDEGEIDRSSAIQAADDNNLRVIYQPSINHPRMTDSHQAANDIIDFFDITLLQGEDSVTNQVWHWKEISTGVALIGFFLFIPTFGLLLLKLPFFNTIIRPEPSSLSIISNTKSKLTYWLLLLVGLIPTPFIYMWAMGYPIGMKPLDRYIPTIFPVNDIFPMPVMNGLVIFNIVSGIIALGLFIATFYFIARKNGSKLKDIGVQLPLIQVFKSLILAVIVFASAYVFLSLANYWFLTDFRFYVLSLKTITPEKVGMLLVYLPFFAFYFIISSLTFNLSTRIKGAKEWKNVGLILIASCASLVIFSFLDYLALYTTGVKLFPAVPYPEGTTSALAGVILFGLLFILPIAALYARIFFKETGSIWVGGFINSFIVTFFALSNTVVAAGSL from the coding sequence ATGAAAAAGAATAAGGTCAAAATTATATTTGTTTTATCCATTGTTCTAATGGCAGTGGGCTCTTTATCAGCTAGCATGTTTCATAGTGATAATGGAGAAATTGATATATCAGATGTTAATATTGTTACAGAGGATGGTGCCGAGCTTAGAGCGATGCTTTATGTGCCCGAATCTGCAACTGACAGCGAATCTGTCCCTGCAGTAGTAGCCGCTCATGGTTACAATAATACAGCGGAAATGCAATCTACTAACGCCATCGAATTAGCGCGTCGCGGCATGGTTGTCATTTCCCCGGATGCGTATGGTCACGGATTATCTACATTTCCTGACGATGACATAAACAATGGGATTGTGAATGATCAGGGTGTCTATTCTGCTCTACAATATCTTGGTACACTTCCTTATGTAGATGTTGATAGAATAGGTATGGTTGGTCACTCAATGGGTGGAGACAACTTACAATTTGCTGCACTTCAAGCATTTGAAAAACAAGAAAATGATCCATCAATTGTCACCCCCAATGCATTACTCCCTACCTCACAATCATTTTTGGTAAATGAAGAGAACGAGGAGCTTATGTATTCTGATTACCCCGTTAATTTGGGCGTGGTATTTGGTCAATATGATGAATGGACTGAAGGCATGTGGGACGTAGAGAAAGGAAGCGACATTAATATCACGTCAACTGCAGAGGCAGGAATGGGATTCACCGGAGCGGAATATGGCGCTTATTATCATTACGGTGACGAGGGTGAAATTGATCGCTCCTCAGCAATTCAAGCAGCTGACGACAACAATTTACGGGTTATTTATCAACCTTCAATCAATCATCCTAGAATGACAGATTCCCATCAAGCTGCGAATGATATTATAGATTTTTTTGACATAACATTACTGCAAGGTGAAGATTCTGTTACAAATCAAGTTTGGCATTGGAAGGAGATCTCGACAGGTGTTGCACTGATAGGTTTCTTTTTGTTTATTCCTACTTTTGGTCTGTTATTATTAAAACTCCCTTTCTTTAATACGATTATCAGGCCTGAACCTAGTTCACTTAGTATAATAAGTAATACTAAGTCGAAACTAACCTATTGGTTATTATTGCTTGTAGGTTTAATACCTACTCCATTTATTTATATGTGGGCAATGGGTTATCCTATTGGTATGAAGCCGTTGGACCGTTATATTCCGACAATATTCCCGGTAAATGACATCTTTCCAATGCCTGTAATGAACGGTCTTGTAATATTTAATATCGTTAGTGGAATTATAGCACTTGGTTTATTTATTGCGACATTTTATTTTATCGCCAGGAAAAACGGCTCGAAATTAAAAGATATAGGCGTTCAACTTCCATTGATTCAAGTTTTTAAATCATTGATTTTGGCCGTTATTGTTTTTGCAAGTGCCTATGTATTTCTATCGCTAGCAAACTATTGGTTTCTTACTGATTTCAGATTTTATGTACTAAGTTTGAAAACGATCACCCCTGAAAAAGTCGGGATGTTGCTTGTTTATTTACCATTTTTCGCTTTTTATTTCATCATCAGCAGTCTTACTTTTAACCTTTCAACGAGAATAAAAGGTGCTAAAGAATGGAAAAATGTAGGGCTAATTTTAATAGCCAGTTGTGCCAGCTTGGTCATCTTTTCATTTTTAGACTATCTGGCATTATATACGACAGGTGTCAAGTTATTCCCAGCAGTCCCTTACCCGGAAGGTACAACTTCTGCACTTGCAGGGGTGATACTCTTTGGACTACTATTCATCCTGCCGATTGCAGCATTGTACGCAAGAATATTCTTTAAGGAAACTGGTTCTATCTGGGTAGGTGGATTCATTAATTCATTTATCGTTACTTTTTTTGCTCTATCCAATACGGTGGTTGCTGCTGGAAGTCTGTGA
- the tatA gene encoding twin-arginine translocase TatA/TatE family subunit, giving the protein MLPNIGIPSLILILLIALLIFGPKKLPEIGGAFGKTLNEFKKSTSQMMEDDPPESERKEINEETTTTTSESQNQS; this is encoded by the coding sequence GTGCTTCCAAATATTGGCATTCCCAGTCTCATCCTCATCCTTTTAATCGCTCTCTTGATTTTTGGACCGAAAAAATTACCGGAAATCGGCGGCGCTTTCGGGAAAACACTGAATGAATTCAAAAAATCCACCTCGCAGATGATGGAAGATGACCCACCCGAATCGGAAAGAAAAGAAATCAATGAGGAAACGACGACCACGACGTCCGAATCCCAGAATCAGTCGTAA
- the mdh gene encoding malate dehydrogenase has protein sequence MTIKRRKVSVIGGGFTGATTALNVAQQELADVVLVDVPDKEGPTQGKALDMLESTPVVGADVNVTGTSDYKDTEGSDVVVITAGIARKPGMSRDDLVNTNAGIMKSVTEQIVKHSPDTYIIVLTNPADAMTYAVYQASGLPKNRVIGQSGVLDTARFRAFIAQELSLSVEDVQGFVLGGHGDDMVPLIRYSSVGGVPLTDLISQDRIDKIIERTRKGGGEIVSLLGDGSAYYAPAAALTQMVESIIKDKKRILPTIAYLEGEYGYNDLYLGVPTVLGGDGVERVIELNLTEEEKQDLSTSVDSVKNVMKLLK, from the coding sequence ATGACGATTAAACGTAGAAAAGTATCTGTGATCGGCGGCGGCTTTACAGGCGCTACAACGGCCCTTAATGTTGCGCAACAAGAACTGGCAGACGTTGTCCTAGTGGACGTTCCGGATAAAGAGGGCCCAACGCAGGGGAAAGCTCTCGATATGCTTGAATCCACCCCTGTCGTAGGCGCAGATGTGAATGTGACCGGAACTTCCGATTACAAGGACACGGAGGGCTCTGATGTCGTAGTTATTACCGCAGGCATCGCCCGGAAACCGGGCATGAGCCGGGATGATCTCGTAAATACAAATGCCGGCATCATGAAATCTGTTACCGAGCAAATTGTAAAGCATTCACCTGATACGTACATTATCGTACTGACAAACCCTGCGGATGCGATGACATATGCAGTTTACCAGGCATCCGGCTTACCGAAAAACAGGGTGATCGGTCAATCAGGCGTTTTGGATACGGCTCGTTTCCGTGCGTTTATTGCCCAGGAATTAAGCCTGTCGGTGGAAGATGTGCAAGGTTTTGTGCTCGGAGGCCATGGCGACGACATGGTACCGCTGATTCGTTACTCAAGCGTTGGCGGTGTACCGTTAACGGACTTGATATCCCAAGACCGTATCGATAAAATCATTGAGCGCACACGCAAAGGTGGCGGAGAAATTGTTTCGCTGCTTGGCGACGGAAGCGCCTATTACGCGCCGGCCGCTGCATTAACGCAAATGGTTGAATCGATCATTAAAGACAAAAAACGTATATTACCGACGATTGCTTATCTCGAAGGCGAATATGGCTACAATGATCTTTATCTTGGTGTCCCGACCGTCCTCGGAGGGGACGGCGTCGAGCGAGTCATCGAACTGAATCTTACGGAAGAAGAAAAACAGGACCTCTCCACATCCGTGGATTCCGTAAAAAATGTCATGAAACTGTTGAAGTAA
- the icd gene encoding NADP-dependent isocitrate dehydrogenase codes for MAEKIAVNNGRLNVPDNPVIPYIEGDGTGPDIWAAASRVIDAAVEKAYDGKKKIDWKEILVGGKSHDKTGEWLPEESLETIREYLIAIKGPLTTPIGGGIRSLNVALRQKLDLYTCLRPVRHYTGVPSPVKRPEEVDMSIFRENTEDIYAGIEFQEGSAEAKKVIDFIQNEMGSENIRFPETSGVGIKPISKEGTERLVRAAIQYAIDENRKSVTLVHKGNIMKFTEGAFKAWGFELAEREFGDQVFTWQTYDEIVEKEGKEAANKAQDEAEAAGKIIIKEAIADIFLQQILTRPKEHDVVATMNLNGDYISDALAAQVGGIGIAPGANINYDTGHAIFEATHGTAPKYAGQDKVNPSSLILSGELLLRHLGWNEAAELITQSMDATIGNKVVTYDFARLMDNATEVKCSGFADELIKNM; via the coding sequence ATGGCTGAAAAAATTGCAGTAAATAACGGAAGATTAAATGTGCCGGACAACCCCGTCATTCCATACATTGAAGGAGACGGCACCGGTCCCGACATCTGGGCGGCAGCTTCCCGTGTCATCGATGCGGCTGTTGAGAAAGCCTATGACGGCAAGAAAAAAATCGATTGGAAAGAAATCCTCGTTGGCGGCAAATCGCACGATAAAACGGGTGAATGGCTCCCGGAAGAATCGCTAGAAACGATCCGCGAATACTTGATCGCGATTAAAGGTCCGCTTACGACGCCTATCGGCGGCGGCATCCGTTCCTTAAACGTGGCATTGCGGCAAAAACTCGACCTGTACACGTGTTTGCGCCCGGTTCGTCACTATACAGGCGTTCCTTCTCCGGTTAAACGTCCGGAAGAAGTGGACATGTCGATTTTCCGTGAAAACACCGAAGACATCTATGCGGGCATCGAGTTCCAGGAAGGCTCGGCAGAAGCGAAAAAAGTGATTGATTTTATTCAAAATGAAATGGGATCGGAAAACATTCGCTTCCCGGAGACGTCTGGCGTCGGCATTAAACCGATTTCCAAAGAGGGAACGGAACGCCTCGTTCGCGCTGCAATCCAATACGCCATTGACGAAAATCGTAAAAGCGTAACCCTCGTTCATAAAGGAAATATCATGAAGTTCACGGAAGGTGCCTTCAAAGCCTGGGGCTTTGAGCTCGCAGAGCGTGAATTCGGTGATCAAGTGTTCACTTGGCAAACCTATGACGAAATTGTGGAAAAAGAAGGCAAAGAAGCGGCAAACAAAGCACAAGACGAAGCGGAAGCAGCAGGGAAAATCATCATCAAAGAAGCGATCGCTGATATTTTCTTGCAGCAAATTCTTACGCGCCCGAAAGAACATGATGTTGTTGCGACCATGAATTTAAACGGCGACTACATCTCTGACGCTTTGGCAGCCCAAGTTGGCGGCATCGGCATCGCACCGGGCGCGAACATTAACTATGATACCGGTCATGCCATCTTTGAAGCGACACATGGAACTGCCCCTAAATACGCGGGACAGGATAAAGTGAATCCATCATCGTTAATTTTATCCGGAGAATTGTTGCTCCGCCATCTTGGTTGGAATGAAGCTGCAGAACTCATCACCCAATCTATGGATGCGACCATTGGCAACAAAGTTGTCACGTATGATTTTGCCCGGTTAATGGATAACGCAACAGAAGTGAAATGCTCCGGGTTTGCGGATGAACTCATCAAGAACATGTAA
- the citZ gene encoding citrate synthase, producing the protein MSQTRGLEGIVATTSSVSSIIDDVLTYQGYHIDDLANYSSFEEVVYLLWNGKLPNKTELETFSNDLVANMSVPNEIFNDMKAYPIAEVHPMAALRTAVSQLGLYDEEADEVEEGAAKRIALRLQAKIAAIVAGFARIRNGKAPVKPKENLGYAANFLYMLNGEEPEDVAVDAINKALVLHADHELNASTFTARVCVATLSDFYSGITAAIGALKGPLHGGANERVMAMLSEVGEVNRVEDHIQELFDQKVKIMGFGHRVYKNGDPRAKHLRDMSKKLTTISGETKWYDMSVAIEEKVAKDKGLLPNVDFYSASVYHSLGIDHDLFTPIFAVSRTAGWNAHILEQYADNRLIRPRAEYVGPDTQKYIPLGERS; encoded by the coding sequence ATGAGCCAAACGCGTGGCTTGGAAGGTATTGTAGCTACAACTTCGAGCGTAAGTTCAATTATTGACGATGTGCTCACATACCAAGGTTATCATATTGATGATCTGGCTAATTACTCGTCCTTTGAAGAAGTGGTATACTTATTATGGAATGGCAAGCTGCCGAACAAAACGGAGCTGGAGACATTCTCAAACGATTTAGTGGCTAATATGTCAGTGCCGAATGAGATATTTAATGATATGAAAGCCTATCCAATTGCTGAGGTACATCCGATGGCGGCATTACGGACAGCGGTTTCGCAATTGGGTCTTTACGACGAGGAAGCGGATGAAGTCGAAGAAGGCGCCGCAAAACGGATTGCCTTGCGCTTGCAGGCAAAGATTGCCGCGATCGTGGCCGGATTTGCAAGAATCCGAAACGGGAAAGCCCCTGTTAAACCAAAAGAAAATCTTGGCTATGCCGCAAATTTTCTTTATATGTTGAATGGCGAGGAACCGGAAGATGTTGCCGTTGATGCGATAAACAAAGCACTCGTCTTGCATGCGGATCATGAATTAAATGCATCCACATTTACGGCGCGCGTCTGTGTGGCGACATTGTCCGATTTTTACTCCGGAATCACCGCTGCCATCGGTGCATTGAAAGGTCCCTTGCATGGCGGCGCCAATGAACGTGTGATGGCGATGTTGAGCGAAGTCGGGGAAGTCAACCGCGTTGAAGATCATATTCAGGAATTGTTTGACCAAAAAGTAAAAATCATGGGATTTGGCCACCGGGTTTACAAAAACGGTGATCCGCGCGCGAAACATTTGCGTGACATGTCGAAGAAATTAACAACCATATCCGGAGAGACGAAATGGTATGACATGTCGGTGGCTATTGAGGAAAAAGTGGCCAAGGACAAAGGGTTGCTTCCGAATGTGGACTTCTATTCGGCATCTGTGTATCACAGTTTAGGCATTGACCATGATCTATTCACCCCTATTTTTGCTGTGAGCAGGACGGCAGGTTGGAACGCGCACATTCTGGAACAGTATGCCGACAACCGTCTCATTCGCCCCCGTGCGGAGTACGTCGGGCCGGACACGCAAAAATACATTCCATTGGGCGAACGTTCGTAG
- a CDS encoding FxsA family protein: MARLFILLLLAIPIIEIIVIWLVGRALGFFPTLLLLLLTSVIGVWLARREGRQTWQVLQLQIQNQQTPTGIALDGICILFGGFLLVAPGFLTDLLGFMLILPFTRTYIKGFVRYFFNKVLINRNIMVIRRW; this comes from the coding sequence TTGGCGAGGTTGTTTATCCTTTTGTTACTCGCAATCCCAATTATTGAAATCATCGTCATTTGGTTAGTCGGACGAGCACTTGGTTTTTTTCCTACGTTGCTCCTCTTGCTCCTCACAAGTGTGATCGGTGTATGGTTGGCGCGAAGAGAAGGCAGGCAAACATGGCAAGTGTTGCAACTGCAAATACAAAATCAGCAAACGCCGACGGGCATTGCCCTTGATGGCATCTGTATCCTTTTCGGAGGTTTTTTGCTTGTCGCCCCTGGTTTTCTCACCGACCTTCTAGGCTTTATGCTCATCCTTCCGTTTACGCGAACGTATATCAAAGGCTTCGTCCGCTATTTTTTCAATAAAGTGCTGATTAATCGAAATATCATGGTTATCCGACGGTGGTGA
- the pfkA gene encoding 6-phosphofructokinase, producing the protein MRNIGILTSGGDSPGMNAAIRAIVRKAIYHDVRVWGINYGFAGLLSNDIHPLEIGDVGDIIHRGGTKLYTARCEEFKLKEGQEKAMRHLQDAGMDALVVVGGDGSFRGAQALDNLGFPTIGVPATIDNDVPGTDFTVGFDTALNTVIEAIDKIRDTATSHERTYVIEVMGRHAGDLALWSGLADGAETILIPEQPYDMEDTVHRLVRGHKRGKKHSIIIVAEGAASGVDFGKEIQERTGFETRVTVLGHIQRGGSPSAFDRVLASRLAAHATELLIKGKSGRMAGILANEIVDQPISHALEKTHHIDENMYRLSQELSI; encoded by the coding sequence ATGCGAAACATAGGAATTTTGACGAGCGGGGGGGATTCTCCCGGGATGAACGCAGCCATTCGAGCAATTGTTCGGAAAGCGATCTACCATGATGTGCGTGTGTGGGGGATCAACTACGGGTTTGCCGGCCTTTTGAGCAATGATATTCATCCTTTGGAAATCGGCGATGTCGGCGATATTATCCATCGCGGGGGGACGAAGCTCTATACGGCAAGGTGTGAGGAGTTTAAATTAAAAGAAGGACAGGAAAAAGCGATGCGGCATTTACAAGACGCCGGGATGGATGCGCTCGTTGTCGTTGGTGGAGATGGTTCTTTTCGGGGAGCCCAAGCGTTGGACAATTTAGGTTTTCCGACGATCGGTGTGCCCGCTACCATTGATAATGATGTACCCGGCACTGATTTTACCGTTGGCTTTGACACTGCTTTGAACACGGTTATCGAAGCGATCGATAAAATACGGGATACGGCAACCTCCCACGAGCGAACCTATGTGATCGAAGTCATGGGGCGCCACGCCGGAGACTTGGCGCTATGGTCCGGGTTGGCCGATGGTGCAGAAACGATCCTCATCCCCGAACAGCCTTATGATATGGAAGACACGGTCCATCGTCTTGTAAGAGGGCATAAGCGAGGCAAAAAACATAGTATTATTATCGTGGCGGAAGGTGCCGCAAGCGGAGTGGACTTTGGAAAAGAAATTCAGGAACGCACCGGCTTTGAAACACGAGTTACTGTTCTGGGGCATATTCAACGCGGTGGTTCGCCGTCAGCTTTTGACCGTGTGCTTGCGAGTCGGCTCGCCGCACACGCAACGGAATTATTAATCAAAGGGAAGTCCGGTCGAATGGCCGGAATATTGGCGAATGAAATCGTTGATCAACCGATCAGCCATGCGCTGGAAAAAACCCATCACATTGATGAAAATATGTACCGACTGTCCCAGGAGTTGTCTATTTAG
- the accA gene encoding acetyl-CoA carboxylase carboxyl transferase subunit alpha yields the protein MSQNLPFEKPVVDLQNKINELKNFTEDKDINLETEIRHLEERLQELEVQIYDELNPWERVQIARHAERPTTLDYIDYLFSDFLELHGDRLYGDDEAIISGIATYKGRPVTVIGHQRGRNTKENIRRNFGSPHPEGYRKALRLMKQADKFNRPIITFIDTKGAFPGKASEERGISEAIARNLLEMAGFGVPSIGIVIGEGGSGGALALGVCNHMYMLANATYSVISPEGAATILWKDASQAQKAAETMRITAPDLDEFGIIDGIIPEVRGGAHYDIRKQAGFIERTLDGSLAELANYSSEQLRDQRFEKFNKIGKTDE from the coding sequence ATGAGCCAAAATCTTCCATTTGAAAAGCCGGTGGTCGACCTTCAAAATAAAATTAATGAGCTAAAAAATTTTACCGAGGACAAAGACATTAATTTAGAAACGGAGATTCGCCACCTGGAAGAACGATTGCAGGAACTTGAAGTTCAAATCTATGATGAATTAAACCCTTGGGAACGCGTACAGATTGCGCGTCACGCGGAGCGTCCGACGACGTTGGATTACATTGACTATTTGTTTTCTGATTTTCTTGAGTTACACGGAGACCGCCTCTACGGGGATGACGAAGCGATCATTTCAGGTATCGCCACTTACAAGGGACGTCCGGTGACCGTCATCGGCCATCAGCGGGGACGGAATACGAAGGAAAACATACGACGTAACTTTGGCAGCCCTCATCCTGAAGGGTATCGCAAAGCGTTACGTTTGATGAAACAGGCAGATAAATTCAACCGGCCGATTATTACTTTCATTGATACGAAAGGGGCATTTCCGGGAAAAGCGTCAGAAGAACGAGGGATAAGTGAAGCCATTGCGCGGAACCTGTTGGAAATGGCCGGTTTTGGTGTGCCATCAATAGGCATTGTCATCGGAGAAGGTGGCAGCGGAGGCGCGCTTGCCCTTGGGGTTTGCAACCATATGTATATGCTTGCAAACGCTACGTACTCCGTGATATCACCGGAAGGAGCGGCCACAATCCTTTGGAAAGATGCTTCCCAAGCGCAAAAAGCGGCGGAAACGATGCGCATCACAGCCCCTGATCTTGATGAATTCGGCATTATTGACGGAATTATTCCGGAAGTGCGCGGCGGTGCTCACTATGATATTAGAAAACAAGCCGGCTTCATCGAGCGAACGTTGGACGGCAGCTTAGCTGAACTTGCGAACTATTCTTCAGAGCAATTGCGGGATCAACGTTTTGAGAAATTCAATAAGATCGGAAAAACGGATGAGTAA
- the accD gene encoding acetyl-CoA carboxylase, carboxyltransferase subunit beta, with translation MFRDLFSKKRKYATIPSERTQPTKMNNGVMAKCPSCKTIMYSRELKKELNLCSECGHHFRMTAYERVDSVIDEETFREMDTGMFSGNPLDFPEYEEKLNKDQEKTGLNEAVVTGEGTIKGYPVVLGVMDARFRMGSMGAVVGEKISRAILQAEKTGVPFIMYSASGGARMQEGVVSLMQMGKTSVALDRLHRANIPFISIMTHPTTGGVSASFASLGDYNFAEPGALIGFAGRRVIEQTIREELPDDFQTSEFLLEHGQLDRVVSRSETKDILVNILKIHAWEQKEINNEPKSSI, from the coding sequence TTGTTTAGGGATTTATTTTCAAAAAAAAGAAAGTATGCAACGATTCCATCGGAACGAACGCAGCCTACAAAAATGAATAACGGTGTAATGGCGAAATGCCCCAGCTGCAAAACCATCATGTACTCGCGTGAACTAAAAAAGGAATTGAATTTATGTAGCGAGTGTGGGCATCATTTTCGTATGACCGCCTATGAGCGTGTCGATTCTGTCATTGACGAGGAAACGTTTCGGGAAATGGACACGGGGATGTTCTCGGGAAACCCCTTGGATTTTCCCGAATACGAGGAGAAGCTAAACAAAGACCAAGAAAAAACAGGATTGAACGAAGCGGTTGTCACCGGAGAAGGAACGATCAAAGGGTACCCGGTTGTACTTGGCGTCATGGACGCGCGTTTTAGAATGGGAAGCATGGGCGCTGTCGTCGGAGAAAAAATTTCCCGCGCCATCTTGCAGGCGGAAAAAACCGGCGTACCGTTTATCATGTATAGTGCATCAGGAGGAGCGCGGATGCAAGAAGGAGTCGTAAGCCTGATGCAAATGGGGAAAACAAGCGTTGCTCTGGACCGTTTACATCGGGCTAACATTCCTTTTATTTCCATCATGACCCACCCGACAACCGGAGGTGTTTCGGCAAGTTTCGCGTCTTTGGGAGATTATAATTTCGCAGAACCGGGAGCGCTGATCGGTTTTGCAGGAAGAAGGGTGATCGAGCAGACGATACGCGAAGAACTTCCCGATGATTTTCAGACCTCGGAATTTTTATTGGAGCACGGGCAGTTGGACCGAGTCGTGTCTCGTTCGGAAACAAAAGATATACTTGTGAATATCCTGAAAATCCATGCGTGGGAACAGAAGGAGATTAACAATGAGCCAAAATCTTCCATTTGA
- a CDS encoding NAD(P)-dependent malic enzyme — MKQGKLESKSKIPVRNSRDLSLAYSPGVAEPCKEINEDPEKVFDYTMKSNMVAVVSNGSAVLGLGNIGASASLPVMEGKAVLFKSFAGVDAFPICLNSADNEKIIETVKMMEPSFGGVNLEDIAAPDCFIIEDRLKEETNIPVFHDDQHGTAIVTVAGLINALTVAGKSLSEAKVVINGAGAAGIAVIKLLMNMGVEEIIMCDSRGAIYEGRPEGMNEVKENVAKVTNLERKEGPLVDVIHGANVFIGVSVEGALTKEMVRSMDDHPVIFAMANPTPEIMPDVAKEAGAIVIGTGRSDYPNQVNNVLAFPGIFRGALDVNASHINEEMKQAAVYAIADLIGDDELSSDYTIPAPFDPRVAPAVAAAVAKAAMETGVARKNADPEEIAERTRKEALIEE, encoded by the coding sequence ATGAAACAAGGAAAACTTGAATCCAAGTCAAAAATTCCAGTTCGTAACAGCCGCGACCTAAGCCTTGCCTATTCGCCCGGCGTAGCTGAGCCATGCAAAGAAATTAACGAGGACCCGGAAAAGGTCTTTGATTACACGATGAAAAGCAACATGGTTGCTGTCGTTTCAAATGGGAGCGCCGTGTTAGGTTTGGGAAATATCGGGGCATCTGCTTCTCTTCCCGTCATGGAAGGAAAGGCGGTTTTGTTTAAATCGTTTGCAGGCGTAGATGCCTTTCCTATCTGTTTGAATTCTGCAGACAACGAGAAAATCATCGAGACAGTTAAAATGATGGAGCCTTCTTTCGGCGGCGTTAATCTTGAAGATATTGCAGCGCCGGATTGTTTTATCATTGAGGACCGATTGAAAGAAGAAACGAATATTCCTGTTTTTCATGACGATCAGCACGGCACAGCGATTGTGACTGTCGCCGGGTTGATCAACGCATTAACAGTAGCAGGAAAGAGTCTCTCTGAGGCCAAGGTTGTGATCAACGGCGCAGGAGCAGCGGGCATTGCCGTTATTAAATTGCTCATGAACATGGGAGTTGAAGAAATCATCATGTGTGACTCCCGAGGTGCGATTTATGAAGGCAGACCTGAAGGCATGAATGAAGTCAAGGAAAATGTGGCGAAAGTGACCAATCTTGAGAGAAAAGAAGGTCCATTAGTGGATGTCATCCATGGGGCCAATGTTTTTATCGGTGTTTCCGTCGAAGGGGCATTAACGAAAGAAATGGTTCGGTCGATGGATGACCATCCGGTTATTTTTGCAATGGCAAACCCAACTCCGGAAATCATGCCTGATGTTGCGAAAGAAGCCGGAGCAATCGTCATCGGCACCGGGCGGTCGGATTATCCGAACCAAGTGAACAATGTCCTTGCTTTTCCGGGGATCTTTAGGGGCGCCCTTGATGTCAATGCCTCCCATATTAATGAGGAGATGAAGCAAGCAGCCGTTTATGCGATTGCTGACCTTATCGGTGACGACGAATTATCGTCGGATTATACGATTCCGGCTCCATTTGATCCTCGTGTCGCCCCGGCAGTGGCTGCCGCGGTAGCGAAAGCCGCTATGGAAACAGGCGTGGCAAGAAAAAATGCCGACCCCGAGGAAATTGCCGAACGAACGCGCAAAGAAGCTTTGATTGAGGAATAA